In Citrus sinensis cultivar Valencia sweet orange chromosome 2, DVS_A1.0, whole genome shotgun sequence, a single genomic region encodes these proteins:
- the LOC107174435 gene encoding uncharacterized protein LOC107174435 → MAVSSIFIASDLYWGFRIPLHNSDLIIPLNRVRHFEHATISLNFFTYAAFAIILDKIGSKAHYALTLFLEAIAFGQELLLIHFHSADHKGVESQYHLLLQIILLVSLITTLMTIGHPQNFLLSFVRSTSITFNGVWLIVTGFMLWTPALIPKGCFINLEEEHQVVRCLGDEDLLRAKSLVNLQFSWFLIAITVFSVSSYLVLDKIYDEKLDYSTLS, encoded by the coding sequence ATGGCAGTGAGCTCAATCTTCATAGCCTCTGATCTTTATTGGGGCTTCCGAATACCCTTACATAACTCAGATCTAATTATACCGTTAAATCGTGTTCGCCATTTTGAGCATGCAACAATCTCACTAAATTTCTTCACTTATGCAGCCTTTGCTATAATTCTCGACAAAATTGGCTCCAAAGCTCATTATGCTCTAACACTTTTCCTTGAAGCAATAGCCTTTGGGCAAGAGCTTCTTCTCATTCATTTTCACTCAGCTGACCACAAGGGTGTTGAAAGCCAATACCATTTGCTTTTACAAATTATCCTTCTTGTTTCTTTGATCACAACCCTAATGACCATCGGCCACCCGCAAAACTTCTTGCTTAGCTTTGTTAGGTCAACTAGTATTACGTTCAATGGTGTTTGGCTCATAGTTACCGGCTTCATGCTTTGGACTCCAGCGCTTATACCTAAGGGCTGCTTCATCAATCTTGAAGAGGAGCATCAAGTTGTTAGATGCCTTGGTGATGAGGATTTACTCCGAGCTAAGTCATTGGTGAACCTTCAATTCAGCTGGTTTTTGATTGCAATCACAGTGTTTTCAGTCTCTTCTTATTTGGTTTTGGACAAAATTTATGATGAAAAGCTTGATTATTCAACCTTGAGTTGA
- the LOC127899840 gene encoding cytochrome P450 83B1-like: MALLVLGILFGLPIFLLFLLQKHRKNTSAKFPPGPPGLPIIGNLHQFDATNLAFYLWKLSKQYGPIFSLRLAFRPAIVISSVKLVKEAFKTHDLQFAGRPVLLGLQTLSYNYLGVTFTPHYNEWRDMRKRFVTYLLNSNRIEQFRRVRKDEIFRMVEKISKLGDAADEDGSSKVPINLSEIAMTCVRNIIFRVTFRKRFEDDGPAAVNRLDYLLAETQLLSGTIFFSDCSFSFIGNCLDRITGMHRRLQNHFKDCDRYYQQLIDDHLDPKRPQAARQQGDLIDDLLNLTKAGDLTLDDVKAAIMEIFIGATDTSKVTIEMAMTHLMKNPEAMKKAQEEVTSVAKDKGFVDEDDIPRLEYINAVIKETMRIQPAAQFIPKATTERCVIDGYHIPAETMVLVNVWAIGRDPQVWDKPDKFIPERFVGSNIDMGGQNFEFIPFGSGRRICPGITIALPSVELALANLLYKFDWKMPHGMKIDDLDFEATPGLTQHKKKPLKLVATKSI; this comes from the exons atggCTCTACTTGTTCTTGGGATCCTTTTTGGTCTTCCCATCTTTCTATTGTTTCTTCTCCAAAAACACAGAAAAAACACAAGCGCTAAATTTCCACCTGGCCCTCCTGGTCTCCCCATAATCGGTAACCTCCACCAGTTCGATGCCACAAAccttgcattttatttatggaaACTTTCTAAACAATATGGTCCCATCTTTTCTCTGCGTCTTGCTTTTAGACCAGCCATAGTAATTTCTTCAGTAAAATTGGTTAAAGAGGCCTTCAAAACTCACGATCTTCAATTTGCTGGCAGGCCAGTTTTGCTTGGCCTGCAAACGCTATCTTACAATTACTTGGGCGTCACTTTTACCCCACATTACAATGAATGGAGAGACATGAGGAAAAGATTTGTCACCTATTTGCTTAACTCTAATAGAATTGAGCAATTTCGTCGAGTTCGAAAGGATGAGATTTTCCGTATGGTTGAAAAAATATCAAAGCTAGGCGATGCCGCTGATGAAGATGGTTCATCCAAAGTGCCAATCAACTTAAGCGAGATAGCGATGACTTGCGTacgtaatattatttttagagtcACTTTTAGGAAGCGCTTTGAAGATGATGGCCCAGCAGCTGTAAATAGATTGGATTATCTTCTTGCGGAAACTCAGCTCCTGTCTGGGACCATTTTTTTCTCAGActgctctttttctttcatcgGTAATTGCCTCGATAGAATCACAGGAATGCATCGCCGTCTCCAAAATCATTTCAAAGATTGTGATCGATATTATCAACAACTCATCGATGACCATTTGGATCCAAAGCGACCACAAGCTGCTCGTCAGCAAGGGGACTTAATCGACGACTTACTTAATCTCACTAAAGCTGGTGATCTGACATTGGATGATGTCAAAGCAGCAATCATG GAAATATTTATAGGTGCCACGGACACAAGTAAAGTTACTATTGAAATGGCTATGACCCACCTAATGAAGAATCCTGAAGCAATGAAGAAGGCTCAAGAAGAAGTTACAAGTGTGGCTAAAGATAAAGGGTTTGTAGATGAAGATGATATTCCAAGATTAGAGTATATCAATGCTGTAATCAAAGAGACAATGAGGATTCAACCAGCGGCTCAATTCATCCCAAAGGCAACAACAGAAAGGTGCGTTATCGATGGTTATCACATACCAGCTGAGACAATGGTTTTAGTTAACGTGTGGGCAATAGGAAGGGACCCTCAAGTTTGGGATAAGCCAGACAAATTTATTCCTGAGAGATTTGTGGGGTCTAACATTGATATGGGAGGACAAAACTTTGAATTTATACCATTTGGTTCCGGCAGAAGAATTTGTCCAGGGATAACTATAGCATTGCCCAGTGTGGAGCTCGCACTTGCCAATCTTCTTTACAAATTTGATTGGAAAATGCCTCATGGAATGAAGATTGATGACTTGGATTTTGAGGCTACGCCTGGTCTTACCCAGCACAAGAAAAAGCCTCTCAAGCTCGTGGCAACCAAATCTATATGA